One Salmo trutta chromosome 19, fSalTru1.1, whole genome shotgun sequence genomic window carries:
- the LOC115154347 gene encoding autophagy-related protein 101, whose amino-acid sequence MNCRSEALEVSVEGRQVDEAMLALLHTILLHRSTGKFHYKKEGTYSIGTVGTQDIDCDFIDFSFVRVSSDELDRAIRKAVGEFKDAMGNGTDGMGQISLEFYQKKKSRWPFSDECIPWEVWSIKVNVVNLANEQERQICREKVGEKLGEKVINIVEVINRHEYLPKMPTQSEVDNVFDTSLKDVQPYLYKITFQITDTLGTSVSTTMRRLIKDTLAL is encoded by the exons ATGAACTGCCGTTCGGAGGCTCTGGAAGTGTCGGTGGAGGGAAGACAGGTGGACGAGGCCATGTTGGCTCTGTTGCACACTATCTTACTGCATCGCAGCACTGGGAAATTTCACTACAAGAAAGAGGGCACCTACTCCATTGGTACTGTTGGCACACAGGACATTGACTGCGACTTTATTGATTTCAGTTTTGTTCGTGTTTCTTCTGATGAGCTTGACAGGGCCATCAGGAAAGCAGTAGGAGAATTCAAG GATGCCATGGGCAATGGGACGGATGGAATGGGACAAATCTCACTGGAGTTCTACCAGAAAAAAAAGTCCCGCTGGCCTTTCTCTGATGAGTGTATTCCCTGGGAGGTCTGGAGCATCAAGGTCAATGTTGTCAACCTGGCCAACGAGCAGGAGAGACAGATCTGCCGGGAGAAAGTGGGCGAGAAGCTGGGTGAGAAGGTGATCAACATCGTGGAAGTGATCAACCGGCACGAGTACCTACCCAAGATGCCCACCCAGTCGGAAGTGGACAATGTGTTCGACACCAGCCTCAAAGATGTCCAGCCTTACCTGTACAAAATCACTTTTCAGATCACTGATACGCTGGGCACCTCAGTGAGCACCACCATGAGAAGGCTAATAAAAGACACCTTAGCACTGTGA
- the LOC115154344 gene encoding zinc finger and BTB domain-containing protein 21 isoform X1: MTSNSRWMESRLPHTQHNSDIKSLVCCVETERIHRVRMESLVHYSNPSHGLSVLGMLNEQRLKGQLCDTVLVVGDQRYQAHRSVLAASSEYFQSLFTRRLSDTHKVIQLDFCEPEAFEVVLNYIYSSSLFVDRGSLAAIQEMGYSLGIPFLTNIMSTRPHVSYSVSRKRLSFSEEDDNDSQLRSVIMRQNRGGDSPGPSRYSSNYQGEPSGHRKPNKSARNTASNPRKSPEATSEGSDSKPISSYASILKGKTSSRTGSSVRPQLTSSVSFSESPTVMLQTESDLSTKEEEEEQRLYRPKSKFQGSAGEPSQTIDRSGPLIKSLLRRSLSMDSPVPVFSPTLELNKLQGREQSVVKMVAKTEEGTQSEHKHSVKMVPPLLLRSRHHSRYDDEEETQGEVFHVKTEPSSPLSDPSEIIRITVGDSLPVNLKDIEINFDQGPTKPFYNLPGKRKVRRDNRRYPFKKSKGVNKHDLPREDDNNMSESVPHNSNMDDNDGDWTDEPRQSKMFKCWNCLKLFRSKAGLHRHVNMYHNPDKPYACDICHKRFHTNFKVWTHCQTQHGVVQNPASSSSSFQLDEKFQRKLIDIVREREIKKALLMKLRRNKQGLQSQVFAKKGGLRSRSNLICPYCGKTFLFLSQFKQHLKTHPAERANQETERESSLCQKDQDQPGQKENIDTEVYSCRLCNEKLSSHFEQGDHERGCRHATVCPYCGLRFSSPAVKKEHEAHCKYKKLTCLECMRTFKSSFSIWRHQVEVHNHNIMTVKEQLSHQEEINGEVSDHLGRPLHTQESVGAGSSREDIIYSDSSGPPMFDSEDSSSFVPEDLSVSQQKNDHHGELTVKEEPIEEAVSEREDMTSGASIEPEEPGVWPCEKCGKLFGGHKDLERHQELLCHIKPFICHICNKAFRTNFRLWSHFQSHMSTSDEPGVREVDDRRPSSPSPSPPPAVTQATGCCAPQASPPKPMEAEPVVATSVVAKEEEKPVSLSSMPRTKRPEMDRSYSSPLPKTDSVDNPLTPQESETFFYHAPTLSALTFKRQYMCKLCHRTFKTAFSLWSHEQSHSHI; the protein is encoded by the coding sequence TCAGAATGGAGAGTCTGGTGCACTATAGTAATCCCTCCCATGGCCTCTCGGTCTTGGGGATGCTCAATGAGCAGCGCCTGAAGGGGCAGCTCTGTGACACAGTCTTGGTTGTCGGCGATCAGAGGTACCAAGCCCACAGGAGTGTGCTTGCTGCCAGCAGTGAGTATTTCCAATCCCTGTTCACACGAAGGCTGTCTGACACCCACAAAGTGATACAGTTGGACTTCTGTGAGCCTGAGGCCTTTGAGGTAGTGCTGAATTACATATACTCATCCTCCCTCTTCGTGGACAGAGGCAGCCTGGCAGCCATCCAGGAGATGGGATACAGTCTAGGAATCCCCTTTCTAACCAACATCATGTCAACAAGGCCGCATGTGTCTTACTCCGTCTCCAGAAAAAGGTTGTCCTTCTCAGAGGAAGATGACAACGACAGCCAGCTGAGGAGTGTCATTATGCGCCAGAACCGAGGTGGGGATTCTCCCGGCCCCAGTCGCTACAGTTCAAATTATCAAGGAGAGCCCTCAGGACACAGGAAACCAAACAAATCAGCCAGGAACACTGCATCCAATCCCAGAAAATCACCTGAAGCAACTAGTGAGGGTTCTGATAGCAAGCCCATCAGTTCATATGCCTCCATCTTAAAGGGGAAGACATCATCACGCACAGGGTCATCAGTAAGGCCCCAACTCACCTCCTCAGTCTCCTTCAGTGAATCTCCAACAGTCATGTTACAGACTGAGTCTGATCTAAGcactaaagaagaggaggaggagcagaggctCTACAGACCCAAATCAAAATTTCAGGGCTCGGCAGGGGAGCCTAGCCAGACCATTGACAGGAGTGGCCCACTCATAAAAAGCCTGCTGCGCAGGTCATTATCCATGGACAGTCCCGTCCCAGTCTTCTCCCCAACACTGGAGCTCAATAAGCTGCAAGGCCGGGAACAGTCTGTTGTTAAGATGGTGGCAAAGACAGAGGAAGGGACTCAGAGTGAGCACAAACACAGTGTGAAAATGGTTCCGCCACTTCTTCTCAGGTCAAGGCACCACAGTAGGTATGATGATGAAGAAGAAACTCAGGGAGAGGTGTTCCATGTGAAGACAGAACCTAGCAGCCCACTGTCTGACCCCTCAGAGATCATTAGAATCACAGTAGGGGATTCTCTACCAGTAAACCTAAAAGACATTGAAATTAAttttgaccaaggccctactAAGCCATTTTATAATCTCCCTGGAAAGCGAAAGGTGAGAAGAGACAACAGAAGGTACCCATTCAAGAAGTCCAAAGGTGTGAACAAACATGATCTACCACGTGAAGATGACAATAACATGTCTGAATCTGTACCTCACAACTCCAACATGGATGACAATGATGGAGACTGGACTGATGAGCCCAGGCAGAGCAAGATGTTTAAATGCTGGAACTGTTTAAAATTGTTCAGATCCAAAGCTGGACTGCACCGCCATGTTAACATGTATCACAACCCAGATAAGCCATATGCTTGTGACATCTGCCACAAACGCTTCCACACCAACTTCAAAGTCTGGACCCACTGCCAAACCCAGCACGGAGTGGTACAAAACCCTGCTTCATCCTCCAGCTCGTTCCAGCTGGATGAAAAGTTTCAGAGGAAGCTGATTGATAttgtgcgagagagagaaattaagaaAGCCTTGCTCATGAAGCTGAGGAGGAATAAGCAGGGTTTGCAGTCTCAGGTGTTTGCCAAAAAAGGTGGCCTGAGGTCCAGGTCAAATTTGATATGCCCTTACTGTGGGAAAACGTTTTTGTTTCTGTCTCAGTTCAAGCAGCATTTGAAGACACACCCTGCAGAGAGGGCCAAccaagagactgagagagagagcagtctcTGCCAAAAGGACCAGGACCAGCCCGGTCAGAAAGAGAACATAGACACAGAGGTTTACTCCTGCAGGCTCTGCAATGAGAAGCTGTCCTCTCACTTTGAGCAGGGAGACCACGAGAGGGGCTGTCGACACGCAACCGTGTGCCCGTACTGTGGCCTCCGATTTTCCAGCCCAGCGGTTAAAAAAGAGCATGAAGCACACTGCAAGTACAAGAAACTGACATGTCTGGAGTGCATGCGGACCTTCAAGTCCTCCTTTAGCATATGGAGACACCAAGTGGAGGTTCATAACCACAACATTATGACTGTTAAGGAACAGCTGAGTCATCAGGAGGAGATCAATGGAGAAGTATCTGACCACCTCGGAAGGCCGCTCCATACCCAGGAGTCTGTGGGAGCGGGGAGCTCCAGAGAGGACATCATCTACAGTGACTCTTCAGGTCCGCCTATGTTCGACTCAGAGGATTCTTCATCATTCGTGCCCGAGGACTTGAGTGTTAGCCAGCAGAAGAACGACCATCATGGCGAGCTGACAGTGAAGGAGGAGCCCATTGAGGAGGCTGTGAGCGAGAGGGAGGACATGACGTCTGGGGCCTCCATCGAGCCCGAGGAGCCAGGTGTTTGGCCATGTGAAAAATGTGGCAAGCTCTTCGGTGGCCACAAAGACCTAGAGCGCCACCAGGAGCTGCTGTGCCACATCAAACCCTTCATCTGCCACATCTGCAATAAGGCCTTCAGGACCAACTTTCGTCTTTGGAGCCACTTCCAGTCCCACATGTCCACCTCCGATGAACCTGGAGTGAGAGAGGTCGATGATAGGCGCCCTtcgtctccctccccctcaccaCCACCGGCGGTCACACAAGCAACTGGATGTTGTGCCCCACAAGCTTCTCCACCTAAACCAATGGAGGCAGAGCCAGTGGTAGCTACATCTGTGGTAGCTAAGGAGGAGGAGAAGCCTGTAAGCTTGTCGTCAATGCCCAGGACCAAGAGGCCGGAGATGGACAGATCATACAGTAGCCCCCTACCCAAGACGGATAGCGTGGATAATCCTCTCACCCCTCAGGAATCAGAAACCTTTTTTTACCATGCTCCCACTCTCTCTGCCCTCACGTTTAAGAGGCAGTACATGTGTAAGCTCTGCCACAGGACATTCAAGACTGCCTTTAGTCTTTGGAGCCATGAGCAGAGCCATAGCCACATTTGA
- the LOC115154344 gene encoding zinc finger and BTB domain-containing protein 21 isoform X2, with protein sequence MESLVHYSNPSHGLSVLGMLNEQRLKGQLCDTVLVVGDQRYQAHRSVLAASSEYFQSLFTRRLSDTHKVIQLDFCEPEAFEVVLNYIYSSSLFVDRGSLAAIQEMGYSLGIPFLTNIMSTRPHVSYSVSRKRLSFSEEDDNDSQLRSVIMRQNRGGDSPGPSRYSSNYQGEPSGHRKPNKSARNTASNPRKSPEATSEGSDSKPISSYASILKGKTSSRTGSSVRPQLTSSVSFSESPTVMLQTESDLSTKEEEEEQRLYRPKSKFQGSAGEPSQTIDRSGPLIKSLLRRSLSMDSPVPVFSPTLELNKLQGREQSVVKMVAKTEEGTQSEHKHSVKMVPPLLLRSRHHSRYDDEEETQGEVFHVKTEPSSPLSDPSEIIRITVGDSLPVNLKDIEINFDQGPTKPFYNLPGKRKVRRDNRRYPFKKSKGVNKHDLPREDDNNMSESVPHNSNMDDNDGDWTDEPRQSKMFKCWNCLKLFRSKAGLHRHVNMYHNPDKPYACDICHKRFHTNFKVWTHCQTQHGVVQNPASSSSSFQLDEKFQRKLIDIVREREIKKALLMKLRRNKQGLQSQVFAKKGGLRSRSNLICPYCGKTFLFLSQFKQHLKTHPAERANQETERESSLCQKDQDQPGQKENIDTEVYSCRLCNEKLSSHFEQGDHERGCRHATVCPYCGLRFSSPAVKKEHEAHCKYKKLTCLECMRTFKSSFSIWRHQVEVHNHNIMTVKEQLSHQEEINGEVSDHLGRPLHTQESVGAGSSREDIIYSDSSGPPMFDSEDSSSFVPEDLSVSQQKNDHHGELTVKEEPIEEAVSEREDMTSGASIEPEEPGVWPCEKCGKLFGGHKDLERHQELLCHIKPFICHICNKAFRTNFRLWSHFQSHMSTSDEPGVREVDDRRPSSPSPSPPPAVTQATGCCAPQASPPKPMEAEPVVATSVVAKEEEKPVSLSSMPRTKRPEMDRSYSSPLPKTDSVDNPLTPQESETFFYHAPTLSALTFKRQYMCKLCHRTFKTAFSLWSHEQSHSHI encoded by the coding sequence ATGGAGAGTCTGGTGCACTATAGTAATCCCTCCCATGGCCTCTCGGTCTTGGGGATGCTCAATGAGCAGCGCCTGAAGGGGCAGCTCTGTGACACAGTCTTGGTTGTCGGCGATCAGAGGTACCAAGCCCACAGGAGTGTGCTTGCTGCCAGCAGTGAGTATTTCCAATCCCTGTTCACACGAAGGCTGTCTGACACCCACAAAGTGATACAGTTGGACTTCTGTGAGCCTGAGGCCTTTGAGGTAGTGCTGAATTACATATACTCATCCTCCCTCTTCGTGGACAGAGGCAGCCTGGCAGCCATCCAGGAGATGGGATACAGTCTAGGAATCCCCTTTCTAACCAACATCATGTCAACAAGGCCGCATGTGTCTTACTCCGTCTCCAGAAAAAGGTTGTCCTTCTCAGAGGAAGATGACAACGACAGCCAGCTGAGGAGTGTCATTATGCGCCAGAACCGAGGTGGGGATTCTCCCGGCCCCAGTCGCTACAGTTCAAATTATCAAGGAGAGCCCTCAGGACACAGGAAACCAAACAAATCAGCCAGGAACACTGCATCCAATCCCAGAAAATCACCTGAAGCAACTAGTGAGGGTTCTGATAGCAAGCCCATCAGTTCATATGCCTCCATCTTAAAGGGGAAGACATCATCACGCACAGGGTCATCAGTAAGGCCCCAACTCACCTCCTCAGTCTCCTTCAGTGAATCTCCAACAGTCATGTTACAGACTGAGTCTGATCTAAGcactaaagaagaggaggaggagcagaggctCTACAGACCCAAATCAAAATTTCAGGGCTCGGCAGGGGAGCCTAGCCAGACCATTGACAGGAGTGGCCCACTCATAAAAAGCCTGCTGCGCAGGTCATTATCCATGGACAGTCCCGTCCCAGTCTTCTCCCCAACACTGGAGCTCAATAAGCTGCAAGGCCGGGAACAGTCTGTTGTTAAGATGGTGGCAAAGACAGAGGAAGGGACTCAGAGTGAGCACAAACACAGTGTGAAAATGGTTCCGCCACTTCTTCTCAGGTCAAGGCACCACAGTAGGTATGATGATGAAGAAGAAACTCAGGGAGAGGTGTTCCATGTGAAGACAGAACCTAGCAGCCCACTGTCTGACCCCTCAGAGATCATTAGAATCACAGTAGGGGATTCTCTACCAGTAAACCTAAAAGACATTGAAATTAAttttgaccaaggccctactAAGCCATTTTATAATCTCCCTGGAAAGCGAAAGGTGAGAAGAGACAACAGAAGGTACCCATTCAAGAAGTCCAAAGGTGTGAACAAACATGATCTACCACGTGAAGATGACAATAACATGTCTGAATCTGTACCTCACAACTCCAACATGGATGACAATGATGGAGACTGGACTGATGAGCCCAGGCAGAGCAAGATGTTTAAATGCTGGAACTGTTTAAAATTGTTCAGATCCAAAGCTGGACTGCACCGCCATGTTAACATGTATCACAACCCAGATAAGCCATATGCTTGTGACATCTGCCACAAACGCTTCCACACCAACTTCAAAGTCTGGACCCACTGCCAAACCCAGCACGGAGTGGTACAAAACCCTGCTTCATCCTCCAGCTCGTTCCAGCTGGATGAAAAGTTTCAGAGGAAGCTGATTGATAttgtgcgagagagagaaattaagaaAGCCTTGCTCATGAAGCTGAGGAGGAATAAGCAGGGTTTGCAGTCTCAGGTGTTTGCCAAAAAAGGTGGCCTGAGGTCCAGGTCAAATTTGATATGCCCTTACTGTGGGAAAACGTTTTTGTTTCTGTCTCAGTTCAAGCAGCATTTGAAGACACACCCTGCAGAGAGGGCCAAccaagagactgagagagagagcagtctcTGCCAAAAGGACCAGGACCAGCCCGGTCAGAAAGAGAACATAGACACAGAGGTTTACTCCTGCAGGCTCTGCAATGAGAAGCTGTCCTCTCACTTTGAGCAGGGAGACCACGAGAGGGGCTGTCGACACGCAACCGTGTGCCCGTACTGTGGCCTCCGATTTTCCAGCCCAGCGGTTAAAAAAGAGCATGAAGCACACTGCAAGTACAAGAAACTGACATGTCTGGAGTGCATGCGGACCTTCAAGTCCTCCTTTAGCATATGGAGACACCAAGTGGAGGTTCATAACCACAACATTATGACTGTTAAGGAACAGCTGAGTCATCAGGAGGAGATCAATGGAGAAGTATCTGACCACCTCGGAAGGCCGCTCCATACCCAGGAGTCTGTGGGAGCGGGGAGCTCCAGAGAGGACATCATCTACAGTGACTCTTCAGGTCCGCCTATGTTCGACTCAGAGGATTCTTCATCATTCGTGCCCGAGGACTTGAGTGTTAGCCAGCAGAAGAACGACCATCATGGCGAGCTGACAGTGAAGGAGGAGCCCATTGAGGAGGCTGTGAGCGAGAGGGAGGACATGACGTCTGGGGCCTCCATCGAGCCCGAGGAGCCAGGTGTTTGGCCATGTGAAAAATGTGGCAAGCTCTTCGGTGGCCACAAAGACCTAGAGCGCCACCAGGAGCTGCTGTGCCACATCAAACCCTTCATCTGCCACATCTGCAATAAGGCCTTCAGGACCAACTTTCGTCTTTGGAGCCACTTCCAGTCCCACATGTCCACCTCCGATGAACCTGGAGTGAGAGAGGTCGATGATAGGCGCCCTtcgtctccctccccctcaccaCCACCGGCGGTCACACAAGCAACTGGATGTTGTGCCCCACAAGCTTCTCCACCTAAACCAATGGAGGCAGAGCCAGTGGTAGCTACATCTGTGGTAGCTAAGGAGGAGGAGAAGCCTGTAAGCTTGTCGTCAATGCCCAGGACCAAGAGGCCGGAGATGGACAGATCATACAGTAGCCCCCTACCCAAGACGGATAGCGTGGATAATCCTCTCACCCCTCAGGAATCAGAAACCTTTTTTTACCATGCTCCCACTCTCTCTGCCCTCACGTTTAAGAGGCAGTACATGTGTAAGCTCTGCCACAGGACATTCAAGACTGCCTTTAGTCTTTGGAGCCATGAGCAGAGCCATAGCCACATTTGA
- the LOC115154344 gene encoding zinc finger and BTB domain-containing protein 21 isoform X3, with amino-acid sequence MGYSLGIPFLTNIMSTRPHVSYSVSRKRLSFSEEDDNDSQLRSVIMRQNRGGDSPGPSRYSSNYQGEPSGHRKPNKSARNTASNPRKSPEATSEGSDSKPISSYASILKGKTSSRTGSSVRPQLTSSVSFSESPTVMLQTESDLSTKEEEEEQRLYRPKSKFQGSAGEPSQTIDRSGPLIKSLLRRSLSMDSPVPVFSPTLELNKLQGREQSVVKMVAKTEEGTQSEHKHSVKMVPPLLLRSRHHSRYDDEEETQGEVFHVKTEPSSPLSDPSEIIRITVGDSLPVNLKDIEINFDQGPTKPFYNLPGKRKVRRDNRRYPFKKSKGVNKHDLPREDDNNMSESVPHNSNMDDNDGDWTDEPRQSKMFKCWNCLKLFRSKAGLHRHVNMYHNPDKPYACDICHKRFHTNFKVWTHCQTQHGVVQNPASSSSSFQLDEKFQRKLIDIVREREIKKALLMKLRRNKQGLQSQVFAKKGGLRSRSNLICPYCGKTFLFLSQFKQHLKTHPAERANQETERESSLCQKDQDQPGQKENIDTEVYSCRLCNEKLSSHFEQGDHERGCRHATVCPYCGLRFSSPAVKKEHEAHCKYKKLTCLECMRTFKSSFSIWRHQVEVHNHNIMTVKEQLSHQEEINGEVSDHLGRPLHTQESVGAGSSREDIIYSDSSGPPMFDSEDSSSFVPEDLSVSQQKNDHHGELTVKEEPIEEAVSEREDMTSGASIEPEEPGVWPCEKCGKLFGGHKDLERHQELLCHIKPFICHICNKAFRTNFRLWSHFQSHMSTSDEPGVREVDDRRPSSPSPSPPPAVTQATGCCAPQASPPKPMEAEPVVATSVVAKEEEKPVSLSSMPRTKRPEMDRSYSSPLPKTDSVDNPLTPQESETFFYHAPTLSALTFKRQYMCKLCHRTFKTAFSLWSHEQSHSHI; translated from the coding sequence ATGGGATACAGTCTAGGAATCCCCTTTCTAACCAACATCATGTCAACAAGGCCGCATGTGTCTTACTCCGTCTCCAGAAAAAGGTTGTCCTTCTCAGAGGAAGATGACAACGACAGCCAGCTGAGGAGTGTCATTATGCGCCAGAACCGAGGTGGGGATTCTCCCGGCCCCAGTCGCTACAGTTCAAATTATCAAGGAGAGCCCTCAGGACACAGGAAACCAAACAAATCAGCCAGGAACACTGCATCCAATCCCAGAAAATCACCTGAAGCAACTAGTGAGGGTTCTGATAGCAAGCCCATCAGTTCATATGCCTCCATCTTAAAGGGGAAGACATCATCACGCACAGGGTCATCAGTAAGGCCCCAACTCACCTCCTCAGTCTCCTTCAGTGAATCTCCAACAGTCATGTTACAGACTGAGTCTGATCTAAGcactaaagaagaggaggaggagcagaggctCTACAGACCCAAATCAAAATTTCAGGGCTCGGCAGGGGAGCCTAGCCAGACCATTGACAGGAGTGGCCCACTCATAAAAAGCCTGCTGCGCAGGTCATTATCCATGGACAGTCCCGTCCCAGTCTTCTCCCCAACACTGGAGCTCAATAAGCTGCAAGGCCGGGAACAGTCTGTTGTTAAGATGGTGGCAAAGACAGAGGAAGGGACTCAGAGTGAGCACAAACACAGTGTGAAAATGGTTCCGCCACTTCTTCTCAGGTCAAGGCACCACAGTAGGTATGATGATGAAGAAGAAACTCAGGGAGAGGTGTTCCATGTGAAGACAGAACCTAGCAGCCCACTGTCTGACCCCTCAGAGATCATTAGAATCACAGTAGGGGATTCTCTACCAGTAAACCTAAAAGACATTGAAATTAAttttgaccaaggccctactAAGCCATTTTATAATCTCCCTGGAAAGCGAAAGGTGAGAAGAGACAACAGAAGGTACCCATTCAAGAAGTCCAAAGGTGTGAACAAACATGATCTACCACGTGAAGATGACAATAACATGTCTGAATCTGTACCTCACAACTCCAACATGGATGACAATGATGGAGACTGGACTGATGAGCCCAGGCAGAGCAAGATGTTTAAATGCTGGAACTGTTTAAAATTGTTCAGATCCAAAGCTGGACTGCACCGCCATGTTAACATGTATCACAACCCAGATAAGCCATATGCTTGTGACATCTGCCACAAACGCTTCCACACCAACTTCAAAGTCTGGACCCACTGCCAAACCCAGCACGGAGTGGTACAAAACCCTGCTTCATCCTCCAGCTCGTTCCAGCTGGATGAAAAGTTTCAGAGGAAGCTGATTGATAttgtgcgagagagagaaattaagaaAGCCTTGCTCATGAAGCTGAGGAGGAATAAGCAGGGTTTGCAGTCTCAGGTGTTTGCCAAAAAAGGTGGCCTGAGGTCCAGGTCAAATTTGATATGCCCTTACTGTGGGAAAACGTTTTTGTTTCTGTCTCAGTTCAAGCAGCATTTGAAGACACACCCTGCAGAGAGGGCCAAccaagagactgagagagagagcagtctcTGCCAAAAGGACCAGGACCAGCCCGGTCAGAAAGAGAACATAGACACAGAGGTTTACTCCTGCAGGCTCTGCAATGAGAAGCTGTCCTCTCACTTTGAGCAGGGAGACCACGAGAGGGGCTGTCGACACGCAACCGTGTGCCCGTACTGTGGCCTCCGATTTTCCAGCCCAGCGGTTAAAAAAGAGCATGAAGCACACTGCAAGTACAAGAAACTGACATGTCTGGAGTGCATGCGGACCTTCAAGTCCTCCTTTAGCATATGGAGACACCAAGTGGAGGTTCATAACCACAACATTATGACTGTTAAGGAACAGCTGAGTCATCAGGAGGAGATCAATGGAGAAGTATCTGACCACCTCGGAAGGCCGCTCCATACCCAGGAGTCTGTGGGAGCGGGGAGCTCCAGAGAGGACATCATCTACAGTGACTCTTCAGGTCCGCCTATGTTCGACTCAGAGGATTCTTCATCATTCGTGCCCGAGGACTTGAGTGTTAGCCAGCAGAAGAACGACCATCATGGCGAGCTGACAGTGAAGGAGGAGCCCATTGAGGAGGCTGTGAGCGAGAGGGAGGACATGACGTCTGGGGCCTCCATCGAGCCCGAGGAGCCAGGTGTTTGGCCATGTGAAAAATGTGGCAAGCTCTTCGGTGGCCACAAAGACCTAGAGCGCCACCAGGAGCTGCTGTGCCACATCAAACCCTTCATCTGCCACATCTGCAATAAGGCCTTCAGGACCAACTTTCGTCTTTGGAGCCACTTCCAGTCCCACATGTCCACCTCCGATGAACCTGGAGTGAGAGAGGTCGATGATAGGCGCCCTtcgtctccctccccctcaccaCCACCGGCGGTCACACAAGCAACTGGATGTTGTGCCCCACAAGCTTCTCCACCTAAACCAATGGAGGCAGAGCCAGTGGTAGCTACATCTGTGGTAGCTAAGGAGGAGGAGAAGCCTGTAAGCTTGTCGTCAATGCCCAGGACCAAGAGGCCGGAGATGGACAGATCATACAGTAGCCCCCTACCCAAGACGGATAGCGTGGATAATCCTCTCACCCCTCAGGAATCAGAAACCTTTTTTTACCATGCTCCCACTCTCTCTGCCCTCACGTTTAAGAGGCAGTACATGTGTAAGCTCTGCCACAGGACATTCAAGACTGCCTTTAGTCTTTGGAGCCATGAGCAGAGCCATAGCCACATTTGA